A single window of Drosophila suzukii chromosome 3, CBGP_Dsuzu_IsoJpt1.0, whole genome shotgun sequence DNA harbors:
- the LOC108013261 gene encoding lipase member H-A: protein MPLNEGFLTLYLTLVTLRMQTVELLALVLTLTIATVHGDTGFLLNTRRDQENPQSIEAEVEYLVRSSFYAADPIVLNIPRWLGGSSSPEISAVVSARLQHQDSNIISVDLSEAQNETEIINRVSNLVILLNSHFNVPLDRILVVGFAEGAHLAGGVAAKVQQDLGGQLPRITALDPSSGEDLEHKLSASDAQFVEVVHTNAGEEGTWEQLGHVDYYPNGGQAQPGCSSNSCSHERSLELLAEMWSPENDFVSARCGSVENLGASNCRWSSHKMGEEQPVTGIYFLETRQSSPFARGAYYIAFL from the exons ATGCCTCTGAACGAAGGCTTCCTAACATTGTACCTCACTTTAGTTACATTAAGAATGCAGACGGTAGAACTTCTAGCTTTGGTTTTGACCCTCACAATAGCGACGG TCCATGGGGATACGGGATTCCTCCTGAACACACGTCGTGATCAGGAGAATCCCCAATCAATTGAGGCGGAGGTGGAGTATCTGGTGAGGAGCTCTTTTTACGCCGCCGATCCCATAGT CTTAAACATTCCCCGCTGGCTGGGTGGCAGTTCCTCCCCAGAAATCTCCGCCGTAGTCTCCGCCCGACTTCAACACCAGGATAGCAATATAATCAGTGTGGATCTGTCGGAAGCCCAGAATGAAACGGAGATTATTAATAGAGTTTCCAATCTGGTAATCCTTCTGAACAGCCACTTTAATGTCCCACTGGATCGCATTCTTGTCGTTGGTTTCGCTGAGGGTGCCCATTTGGCTGGAGGAGTGGCTGCCAAGGTGCAGCAGGATCTGGGTGGCCAGTTGCCTCGAATCACAGCCCTTGATCCCTCATCTGGCGAAGATTTAGAGCACAAGCTATCCGCCTCCGATGCCCAGTTCGTTGAGGTTGTGCACACAAATGCCGGGGAAGAGGGCACCTGGGAGCAGCTTGGTCATGTGGATTACTACCCAAACGGCGGACAAGCCCAGCCTGGCTGCTCCTCGAACTCCTGTTCTCATGAGAGATCCTTGGAGCTTCTGGCGGAGATGTGGTCACCGGAGAATGATTTTGTGAGCGCCCGCTGCGGCTCAGTGGAAAATCTGGGTGCCTCCAACTGCCGCTGGTCCTCCCACAAAATGGGAGAGGAGCAGCCTGTAACAGGCATCTATTTCCTGGAGACCCGACAGTCCTCACCCTTTGCCCGAGGAGCCTACTACATCGCCTTCTTGTGA